One window from the genome of Dyadobacter sp. CECT 9275 encodes:
- a CDS encoding 2OG-Fe(II) oxygenase — MSISDELLIHKLFYIDNMISPETCMTMYLDMSENAVFQSSMVSDKRGDRNAATDTNYNDITHDGRISETAFAHTYTEKTRNALALIAKDVASILGVDTNQFEPWQCTRYRSGGLFDYHDDCGNWASNERLYTVMLTLRAPDFGGGTHFPRLNKEIPSKMARLLIWRNLDEDFLCDGTSMHAGMPVGKEGEEDEKMIVVTWVRRLKYVS, encoded by the coding sequence ATGAGCATATCGGATGAATTGCTAATCCACAAATTGTTTTACATCGACAACATGATTTCTCCTGAAACATGTATGACGATGTATCTGGATATGAGCGAAAACGCGGTATTCCAGTCAAGTATGGTTTCAGATAAACGAGGTGACCGAAATGCCGCAACCGACACAAATTATAATGACATCACTCATGACGGAAGGATTTCAGAAACGGCCTTTGCACATACTTACACAGAAAAAACCAGAAACGCTTTGGCGCTCATCGCAAAAGATGTTGCGTCAATTTTGGGTGTTGATACAAACCAGTTTGAACCTTGGCAGTGCACAAGATATCGCAGCGGAGGCCTGTTTGATTATCATGATGATTGCGGTAACTGGGCTTCTAATGAGCGTCTTTATACAGTTATGCTCACACTTCGGGCTCCCGACTTCGGCGGCGGAACTCATTTCCCAAGGCTAAACAAAGAGATACCAAGCAAAATGGCAAGGCTGTTAATTTGGCGGAATCTAGATGAAGACTTCCTGTGTGACGGAACCTCAATGCATGCTGGAATGCCAGTTGGGAAGGAAGGGGAAGAAGACGAAAAAATGATTGTTGTAACCTGGGTAAGAAGACTTAAGTATGTATCCTGA